A region of Arabidopsis thaliana chromosome 5, partial sequence DNA encodes the following proteins:
- the scpl1 gene encoding serine carboxypeptidase-like 1 (serine carboxypeptidase-like 1 (scpl1); FUNCTIONS IN: serine-type carboxypeptidase activity; INVOLVED IN: proteolysis; LOCATED IN: endomembrane system; CONTAINS InterPro DOMAIN/s: Peptidase S10, serine carboxypeptidase (InterPro:IPR001563); BEST Arabidopsis thaliana protein match is: serine carboxypeptidase-like 2 (TAIR:AT1G73300.1); Has 30201 Blast hits to 17322 proteins in 780 species: Archae - 12; Bacteria - 1396; Metazoa - 17338; Fungi - 3422; Plants - 5037; Viruses - 0; Other Eukaryotes - 2996 (source: NCBI BLink).), which translates to MANKYVSSVLKSLLVLLHLVFLSKQHVDSASIVKSLPGFEGQLPFELETGYIGVGEEEEVQLFYYFIKSERNPKEDPLILWLTGGPGCSAISGLLFENGPLTMKLDVYNGTLPSLVSTTYSWTKTSSIIFLDQPVGTGFSYSRTQQFNKPSDSGEAKRIHEFLQKWLGKHQVFSSNPFYVAGDSYSGLVVPATVQEISKGNYECCNPPINLQGYVLGNPLTDYTTGSNSRIPFAHGMALISDELYESLKKTCKGEYTNVHPRNTQCLKFVEEFNKCTNRIFQQLILDPLCETETPDCYIYRYLLTTYWANDATVREALQINKESIGEWVRCYYSIPYNNDIKSSMPYHVNNSISGYRSLIYSGDHDFEVPYLGTQAWIRSLNYSIIDDWRPWMVKNQIAGYTRTYANKMTFATIKGGGHTAESKPEEASIMFQRWINGQPL; encoded by the exons ATGGCAAACAAGTACGTTTCCTCTGTTCTGAAGTCGCTGCTTGTGCTTCTTCACCTTGTATTCTTGAGTAAGCAACATGTTGACTCTGCCTCAATCGTCAAGTCTCTTCCTGGTTTTGAAGGTCAACTTCCCTTTGAGCTTGAAACCGG GTATATTGGTGTtggtgaggaagaggaagtgcAACTATTCTACTACTTCATCAAGTCTGAGAGGAACCCAAAAGAAGACCCTCTTATTCTCTGGCTAACTGGAGGACCTGGCTGCTCTGCCATCTCTGGCCTTCTTTTTGAAAATG GGCCTCTAACTATGAAGCTTGACGTTTACAATGGAACTCTCCCTTCTTTGGTCTCTACTACATATTCTTGGACAAAg ACTTCAAGCATAATATTCTTGGATCAGCCTGTTGGAACTGGCTTTTCCTATTCAAGAACTCAACAATTTAATAAACCTAGTGATTCAGGAGAAGCCAAACGGATCCATGAGTTTCTTCAAAAA TGGCTAGGAAAGCATCAAGTGTTTTCCTCCAACCCTTTCTATGTTGCCGGAGATTCTTATTCCGGTTTGGTTGTTCCCGCTACCGTTCAAGAAATCTCAAAAG GAAATTATGAATGCTGCAATCCTCCAATAAATCTTCAGGGCTATGTGCTCGGTAACCCGTTAACAGACTATACAACTGGTAGTAACAGCCGCATTCCATTTGCCCATGGAATGGCACTGATATCTGATGAACTCTACGAG TCGTTGAAGAAAACCTGTAAAGGAGAATATACAAATGTTCATCCACGTAACACACAATGCTTGAAATTCGTTGAAGAATTTAATAAG tgcACAAACAGAATATTCCAACAACTTATACTAGATCCGTTGTGCGAAACTGAAACTCCAGATTGCTAT ATTTATCGGTATTTGCTAACTACCTACTGGGCCAATGACGCGACTGTGCGCGAAGCTCTTCAAATCAATAAG GAGAGTATAGGGGAATGGGTACGATGTTATTACAGTATTCCTTACAATAATGACATTAAAAGTAGCATGCCTTACCATGTGAATAACAGCATCAGTGGTTATCGTTCTCTCATCTACAG TGGTGATCATGATTTCGAAGTACCTTACCTTGGAACTCAAGCTTGGATAAGATCTCTCAACTATTCAATTATTGATGACTGGAGGCCATGGATggtcaaaaatcaaatcgcTGG ATACACAAGGACTTATGCCAACAAAATGACATTTGCTACTATAAAA GGAGGTGGGCACACAGCAGAGAGTAAACCAGAGGAAGCCTCTATCATGTTTCAAAGGTGGATCAATGGCCAACCTCTCTAA
- the scpl1 gene encoding serine carboxypeptidase-like 1, translating into MKLDVYNGTLPSLVSTTYSWTKTSSIIFLDQPVGTGFSYSRTQQFNKPSDSGEAKRIHEFLQKWLGKHQVFSSNPFYVAGDSYSGLVVPATVQEISKGNYECCNPPINLQGYVLGNPLTDYTTGSNSRIPFAHGMALISDELYESLKKTCKGEYTNVHPRNTQCLKFVEEFNKCTNRIFQQLILDPLCETETPDCYIYRYLLTTYWANDATVREALQINKESIGEWVRCYYSIPYNNDIKSSMPYHVNNSISGYRSLIYSGDHDFEVPYLGTQAWIRSLNYSIIDDWRPWMVKNQIAGEVGTQQRVNQRKPLSCFKGGSMANLSKRGEDLPLRITDKKI; encoded by the exons ATGAAGCTTGACGTTTACAATGGAACTCTCCCTTCTTTGGTCTCTACTACATATTCTTGGACAAAg ACTTCAAGCATAATATTCTTGGATCAGCCTGTTGGAACTGGCTTTTCCTATTCAAGAACTCAACAATTTAATAAACCTAGTGATTCAGGAGAAGCCAAACGGATCCATGAGTTTCTTCAAAAA TGGCTAGGAAAGCATCAAGTGTTTTCCTCCAACCCTTTCTATGTTGCCGGAGATTCTTATTCCGGTTTGGTTGTTCCCGCTACCGTTCAAGAAATCTCAAAAG GAAATTATGAATGCTGCAATCCTCCAATAAATCTTCAGGGCTATGTGCTCGGTAACCCGTTAACAGACTATACAACTGGTAGTAACAGCCGCATTCCATTTGCCCATGGAATGGCACTGATATCTGATGAACTCTACGAG TCGTTGAAGAAAACCTGTAAAGGAGAATATACAAATGTTCATCCACGTAACACACAATGCTTGAAATTCGTTGAAGAATTTAATAAG tgcACAAACAGAATATTCCAACAACTTATACTAGATCCGTTGTGCGAAACTGAAACTCCAGATTGCTAT ATTTATCGGTATTTGCTAACTACCTACTGGGCCAATGACGCGACTGTGCGCGAAGCTCTTCAAATCAATAAG GAGAGTATAGGGGAATGGGTACGATGTTATTACAGTATTCCTTACAATAATGACATTAAAAGTAGCATGCCTTACCATGTGAATAACAGCATCAGTGGTTATCGTTCTCTCATCTACAG TGGTGATCATGATTTCGAAGTACCTTACCTTGGAACTCAAGCTTGGATAAGATCTCTCAACTATTCAATTATTGATGACTGGAGGCCATGGATggtcaaaaatcaaatcgcTGG GGAGGTGGGCACACAGCAGAGAGTAAACCAGAGGAAGCCTCTATCATGTTTCAAAGGTGGATCAATGGCCAACCTCTCTAAAAGAGGGGAGGACCTGCCTTTACGTATAACGgacaagaaaatatga
- the scpl1 gene encoding serine carboxypeptidase-like 1 — MKLDVYNGTLPSLVSTTYSWTKTSSIIFLDQPVGTGFSYSRTQQFNKPSDSGEAKRIHEFLQKWLGKHQVFSSNPFYVAGDSYSGLVVPATVQEISKGNYECCNPPINLQGYVLGNPLTDYTTGSNSRIPFAHGMALISDELYESLKKTCKGEYTNVHPRNTQCLKFVEEFNKCTNRIFQQLILDPLCETETPDCYIYRYLLTTYWANDATVREALQINKESIGEWVRCYYSIPYNNDIKSSMPYHVNNSISGYRSLIYSGDHDFEVPYLGTQAWIRSLNYSIIDDWRPWMVKNQIAGYTRTYANKMTFATIKGGGHTAESKPEEASIMFQRWINGQPL, encoded by the exons ATGAAGCTTGACGTTTACAATGGAACTCTCCCTTCTTTGGTCTCTACTACATATTCTTGGACAAAg ACTTCAAGCATAATATTCTTGGATCAGCCTGTTGGAACTGGCTTTTCCTATTCAAGAACTCAACAATTTAATAAACCTAGTGATTCAGGAGAAGCCAAACGGATCCATGAGTTTCTTCAAAAA TGGCTAGGAAAGCATCAAGTGTTTTCCTCCAACCCTTTCTATGTTGCCGGAGATTCTTATTCCGGTTTGGTTGTTCCCGCTACCGTTCAAGAAATCTCAAAAG GAAATTATGAATGCTGCAATCCTCCAATAAATCTTCAGGGCTATGTGCTCGGTAACCCGTTAACAGACTATACAACTGGTAGTAACAGCCGCATTCCATTTGCCCATGGAATGGCACTGATATCTGATGAACTCTACGAG TCGTTGAAGAAAACCTGTAAAGGAGAATATACAAATGTTCATCCACGTAACACACAATGCTTGAAATTCGTTGAAGAATTTAATAAG tgcACAAACAGAATATTCCAACAACTTATACTAGATCCGTTGTGCGAAACTGAAACTCCAGATTGCTAT ATTTATCGGTATTTGCTAACTACCTACTGGGCCAATGACGCGACTGTGCGCGAAGCTCTTCAAATCAATAAG GAGAGTATAGGGGAATGGGTACGATGTTATTACAGTATTCCTTACAATAATGACATTAAAAGTAGCATGCCTTACCATGTGAATAACAGCATCAGTGGTTATCGTTCTCTCATCTACAG TGGTGATCATGATTTCGAAGTACCTTACCTTGGAACTCAAGCTTGGATAAGATCTCTCAACTATTCAATTATTGATGACTGGAGGCCATGGATggtcaaaaatcaaatcgcTGG ATACACAAGGACTTATGCCAACAAAATGACATTTGCTACTATAAAA GGAGGTGGGCACACAGCAGAGAGTAAACCAGAGGAAGCCTCTATCATGTTTCAAAGGTGGATCAATGGCCAACCTCTCTAA
- the scpl1 gene encoding serine carboxypeptidase-like 1, with amino-acid sequence MKLDVYNGTLPSLVSTTYSWTKTSSIIFLDQPVGTGFSYSRTQQFNKPSDSGEAKRIHEFLQKWLGKHQVFSSNPFYVAGDSYSGLVVPATVQEISKGNYECCNPPINLQGYVLGNPLTDYTTGSNSRIPFAHGMALISDELYESLKKTCKGEYTNVHPRNTQCLKFVEEFNKCTNRIFQQLILDPLCETETPDCYIYRYLLTTYWANDATVREALQINKESIGEWVRCYYSIPYNNDIKSSMPYHVNNSISGYRSLIYSGDHDFEVPYLGTQAWIRSLNYSIIDDWRPWMVKNQIAGYTRTYANKMTFATIKASLSFFLT; translated from the exons ATGAAGCTTGACGTTTACAATGGAACTCTCCCTTCTTTGGTCTCTACTACATATTCTTGGACAAAg ACTTCAAGCATAATATTCTTGGATCAGCCTGTTGGAACTGGCTTTTCCTATTCAAGAACTCAACAATTTAATAAACCTAGTGATTCAGGAGAAGCCAAACGGATCCATGAGTTTCTTCAAAAA TGGCTAGGAAAGCATCAAGTGTTTTCCTCCAACCCTTTCTATGTTGCCGGAGATTCTTATTCCGGTTTGGTTGTTCCCGCTACCGTTCAAGAAATCTCAAAAG GAAATTATGAATGCTGCAATCCTCCAATAAATCTTCAGGGCTATGTGCTCGGTAACCCGTTAACAGACTATACAACTGGTAGTAACAGCCGCATTCCATTTGCCCATGGAATGGCACTGATATCTGATGAACTCTACGAG TCGTTGAAGAAAACCTGTAAAGGAGAATATACAAATGTTCATCCACGTAACACACAATGCTTGAAATTCGTTGAAGAATTTAATAAG tgcACAAACAGAATATTCCAACAACTTATACTAGATCCGTTGTGCGAAACTGAAACTCCAGATTGCTAT ATTTATCGGTATTTGCTAACTACCTACTGGGCCAATGACGCGACTGTGCGCGAAGCTCTTCAAATCAATAAG GAGAGTATAGGGGAATGGGTACGATGTTATTACAGTATTCCTTACAATAATGACATTAAAAGTAGCATGCCTTACCATGTGAATAACAGCATCAGTGGTTATCGTTCTCTCATCTACAG TGGTGATCATGATTTCGAAGTACCTTACCTTGGAACTCAAGCTTGGATAAGATCTCTCAACTATTCAATTATTGATGACTGGAGGCCATGGATggtcaaaaatcaaatcgcTGG ATACACAAGGACTTATGCCAACAAAATGACATTTGCTACTATAAAAGcaagtctttctttttttttaacctaa
- a CDS encoding F-box protein interaction domain protein (FUNCTIONS IN: molecular_function unknown; INVOLVED IN: biological_process unknown; LOCATED IN: endomembrane system; BEST Arabidopsis thaliana protein match is: F-box and associated interaction domains-containing protein (TAIR:AT5G36200.1); Has 1807 Blast hits to 1807 proteins in 277 species: Archae - 0; Bacteria - 0; Metazoa - 736; Fungi - 347; Plants - 385; Viruses - 0; Other Eukaryotes - 339 (source: NCBI BLink).), translating to MLSYQLIFFTAMVYCYCYTSPTMTSSLRLRTLILGKQRWIKPRNFYQFCDKYAIGYENKKNNSLRNHKILRFNDGSVANYRIYEFEIYNFNSDSWKVFDFTPDWDISFTDLSVSLKGYTYWLIRSNGLIQEYYARSLRKMMIKNY from the coding sequence ATGCTCTCATACCAACTTATATTTTTCACTGCAATggtttattgttattgttatacATCGCCAACGATGACATCAAGCTTGCGGTTACGAACCCTTATTTTGGGCAAACAAAGGTGGATCAAACCTAGAAATTTTTATCAGTTTTGTGACAAGTACGCTATCGGATAcgagaacaagaagaacaactCACTTCGTAACCACAAGATCTTGAGATTTAATGATGGATCCGTCGCGAACTACCGAATTTATGAGTTTGAAATCTACAATTTTAACTCTGATTCATGGAAGGTTTTTGACTTCACTCCCGACTGGGATATCTCTTTTACTGACCTTAGCGTGTCTCTCAAGGGGTATACTTACTGGCTGATCCGTTCCAACGGGCTGATCCAAGAATATTATGCTCGAAGTCTGAGGAAAATGATGATCAAGAATTATTGA